The region GAAGGCCGTATTTCTTGCCGTGACGCCTCAGCGCATGGACGAGTGTCGCCATAAGCTTGGTGCCCGATGCGCCAAGCGGGTGGCCCAGCGCAATCGCGCCGCCATGGAGGTTCAGCTTGTCCGGATCAGCGCCGGTGTGCTTGAGCCACGCCATCGGAACAGGCGCAAAAGCTTCGTTCACTTCGTAAAGATCGATGTCCTCGATCTTCATGCCGGCGCGTTCGAGCGCGCGGTCAGTTGCGAACAGCGGCTCTTCCAACATGATCACGGGATCGCCCGCGGTGACGGTCAGATTGTGGATGCGCGCAAGCGGAGTGAGACCATGCGCTTTCAGCGCCTCTTCGCTCACCACCAAAACAGCGGATGATCCATCGCAAATCTGGCTGGCGGACGCGGCGGTCACACGGCCATCGGGCGCCAGCAGTTTAACGCCGGCAATTCCTTCCAGTGTCACATCGAAGCGGATGCCCTCATCCACCCTGTGCATCTCCTCGCCTTCAGGCGTGTCGATCTCGATTGGCACGATCTCACTATCGAACGCGCCCGCTTCGGTCGCTGCAATGGCCTTTTTGTGGCTGTCCAGACTGAACTGGTCGAGCATATCCTTGGAAAAGTCATGCTTCTTCGCAATCATTTCCGCGCCCATGAACTGGCTGAACTGAATGCCGGGATATTTTTCTTCGAGGCCCGGCGATTTGTAATGGCCCAGCCCTTCTTTCATGTGGAAGGTGGCATTGGTGCCCATGGGAACCCGAGTCATGCTCTCAACGCCGCTAGCGATCACAATGTCCTGCGTCCCGCTCATCACCGCCTGCGCGGCGAATTGGATCGCCTGTTGAGAGGAACCACACTGGCGGTCAATCGTCACGGCCGGGGTCGATTGCGGAAGAAGCTTGGATGCAAGCACGCCCATCCGGGCAACCTGCATCGCTTGCTCGCCAGCCTGGCTGACGCAGCCTGTCACCACATCATCAATCGCTTTGGGATCTACGCCGCTGCGCTCAACAATCGCATCAAGCGACTTGGCGAGAAGATCGACCGGATGCACGCCGGCAAGGCGCCCTCCCCTTCGGCCACCAGCGGTGCGCACGGCGTCTACAATATAAGCTGTCGGCATTGGGGTTCTCCTCTCTCGCGTTGCGAATGGCAACGGGGGTTAAGCACGCTTTACGTTTGCGTCAACCGCGATTGTCCTGTCGCGCAGACGAGACTTGGCAGGATTGCGCGTGAGTGCAATGGACAGTGCGCGATGGGCATGAACACCCCCGATATGGATAGGTTGGCGGCCGAAGCCGATGGCTGGAGGCGCTCGGGTGCTCTGTTGCGCGCGCGCGAGGCTTTCGATACAATTCTTGAGCAGGACAGCAAGCACCCGGCAGCACTACGAGGGCGCGCACGGATCGCCCTGGCTTGCGGGGACGATGATACTCTGGATTGGTTCGATCGCGGCCTGGGGATTGATCCGGGCAGCGCAGACCTATGGCTTGGCAAGGCGCAGGCACTAGATATCACAGGCGACAGCAAAGGCGCGCTGGCGATTACGCGGCAACTCGTGGAACAGGCTCCTAACTGGTTGGAAGGATTGCGGTTCCTGGCGCAATTGCGTGTTGCGCGCGGCGATAGCGATTTTTCCGGCCACTATGCTTCTGCTGCGCGCAAGGCGCCTCGCGACCCCAACATCCTCTATGACTGGATAAACCAGTTGGCTGCGCTGGATCGCTTCGCGGATGCCGCTGAGGTCGCTGGACAAGCCGCGAAAGCATTCCCAAACGAAGCGGTATTCGGCTTGATGCACGCTTCGAACGTAAGCGCATCGGGCGAGCTGAGCATTGCCGATCAGATATTCGCGGGTTTGACACTCGACACTGCCGAACGGCAGCGCAACGAGGCACGCCACCGAATTCGTCGAGGTGAATTCGATCTCTCTGAGGATCTATTGGTCAAGGCGTTGGCGGCAGATGGGGGTGATATCGCCGCGTGGGCGCTGCAGGGGTTGGTCTGGCGCGCGACAGACAAGGCAAGATCCGATTGGCTCCATGACCAGGACAACTTTGTATCACGGATCGAAATGAGAGATGAAGCCGGAGCACTCGATGCGGCTTTGCCGCTCTTGCATGAACTCCACGACGCCGCATCCATGCCAATCGGTCAATCTCTGCGAGGAGGAACGCAAACTCGGGGTAATCTGTTTGATCGATTGGAGCCTGAGCTCGGTGCACTCAAGCACGCGATCGAAGCGACATTAGAAGACTATCAAGTTGCCCTGCCGCTCTATGACAAAAGCCACCCCTTACTTTGCCATCGGGATACGCAATGGCAACTCGCGGGGTCGTGGTCAGTTCGCCTTTCCGGAGGCGGAGATCATCACAAGTCGCACATCCACCCTGCTGGCGTCATCAGTTCCGCCCTTTATGTCGATGTTCCGGCCCAGTGGACTGGAGACGACGAGCAAGCAGGCTGGTTGGAGATTGGACGCCCGCCGGATGATCTGATGCTGGATATGGGCCCACTCGCAACCATTGAACCCAAGGCAGGTTATCTCGCACTTTTCCCAAGTACACTTTATCATGGTACGCGGCCATTCCGGTCGGGCCGACGCATGTCGGTGGCATTCGACGCTGTCGCAGTCAGCTGAGTTGACAAACAAAAGGCCCGCCTACTCGCAGAGACGGGCCCTTTATCCAAGCGACTTGCGCCTAATTCTTAGAGACCATCCGGTCCGCAGTCATTGCGAAGAAAGTCGAGCAACTTCGTATTGAACTGTTCCTGGTGGCTGTACATGTGTGTGTTCGAGAAGTGGTCCGCGCCATCAATCGTCATAAACTGCGCGTCCTTGCCCGCCTTCTCGATCGCCTTCTTATAATCCTCGAAGTGATAATACATCACACGGCGATCCTGTTTGGGATGTACCATCAGCAGCGGGATGCTTACATTATCGACCTCGTCGATTGGGTTGATACCGACAAGCCCACCGCGGGCCTTAGACCAATCGTCAAGCGCCTTAAATTGGGTATTGCGGCGACCATAATATTGCTTCTCCGCATCGGCGACTGCTGCACCAGCAATCGCGCATTGATAGAGTCCTGCCTTGTTCGTTGCGGCGTACAACGCAGCCTGGCCGCCGTATGACCAACCGAAAAAGGCAACACGATCCGGATCTACCCATCCAGCTTCAATGAGAGCTTTTACACCGTCGTCTTTGTCATCCTGCATAGCCAGTCCATGCTGGCCGTAGCCCGCATCGAAGTGACGCTGGCCCCAGCCGGTCGAGATCCGGTTGTTCGGGTAAAGCACCATGTAGCCAGCATTTGCCAACATTTGACCCCATTCATCGAACGAAACCATACCATTTACATGGGGGCCGCCGTTATGCTGAACCACTAGCGGATGTGGCCCCTCACCCTTCGGTACAGTTACGTAAGCAGGGATCTTCAGCCCATCGCGTGCGGTATACCAGATGAACTCAACATCATTGAGCTGATCCGGATTTATCAATGGGTTCCGGCTGCCCAATTTAGCGATCCCCGCCTCAGTTATGAGATAGTATGAACCCGGATCGCGCGGCCCGCGGTTTGTCACAATCATCCGTTTCCCGTCGCGTGATCGACTAGATACGCTGATTTGATGCGCATATGGAATTTGTTGCTCCAAAGCTTCGTAGAGTGCCTTTTCTTCCTCATCAAACCAGTGAGTTTCCATCCGCCAATCTGGATACATCGCACCGGCAAGGTGATCATTACCTGGTACGGAATGCAGACGAATGCCCATCACATCTGACGTTTCGGACTGGAAAAGCTTCTTGCCGAACTGCCCGGTGGTGAAGTCAAACTCCCACAGCGCAGCCTTATCTTCACCACGGTTATCGATCATGTAACCAATATTTGGATTATTTGGATCAAATCCAGCTAGCCCCATGAAACCGCTGAGCACGCGATAAAGGTTTTCGTGGTCATCATAATCATAGCGTTGATCGAGTTCTTTCCAGGAACTTTCGCCTGGCAATCTGTAGTAAGAAACCAGCTCGTTCGTACCTGGATCAACCGATTGAGAAAAACGCGGGTTCCCGGCGTTATCAAAGGTGATTGACGGGGTTTTCTCATTTCCCTTAATCTGGAGAGAACGTCCCCCCGTATTCAAATTGAATCGGTAGTACGCCTGCGGTCGAAATGCAGAAAAAGGATCAACACCAAGTCCATCGGAAACTGCACGGCCCTGAGATATCAAAATCGTATCTGGCTCGTTGGGTAGCAATTCGACAATTCCGAAGTTACCGTCGATATTATTGAATTTGTTCTCTTCGAGATTGTAAGAGAAACTCTTATAATCGCGGATGTCTGCTTCCGGCCGCGTCACACGGTCTCGATTTACCTGCCAGGCGGTGCCGAAAATGTGATTGTCTGTCACCCAGGACGCACTAATAATTTCCATGGGGCTCGCATTGAGGCGACGATAGGGCTGCGGATCCCCTGAGAGCAAATCGTCAGTCTTGTAGATTTCGAGAAGGTAATCACCTTCACGACTCTCAGTCTTGTGAACCAAGATGTGCTTTCCGTCGGGCGAAATCTGAACCGCATTCACAACGCTTCTCAGAGACCAGATTTCAACCGGAATTGTATCACTGGCAACTTGCGCGTTGGACTGCGCTTGAACGGTATCTGAGGTCGGAGACAGAAGTAGCGCCGCGGCTCCAACCATACCCGCGACCAAGGGGGATTTGATTCGCATCTTTCAACTCACTCAAAAGGATATTTGGACCAAGATCATGCTAAGAAGAAAAGGGCCCCGCCACAAGAGTGGCGAAGCCCTTTTTTTTGATTAGCTTAGCTTCTTTGCAACTAGAACTGATAGCTAAACGATGCGAAGATCTCACGACCATCGTAATCGTAACCATTACCGATCGCAACGTTGTTGATGGCAAGCACTTCGTCGCTGTCAACCAAGGGCGGTGCAGTGTCGAAGATATTGTCAACACCTACCAACAGGCTCCACTTGTCAGCGCTGTAGCGAATCGATGCAGTGTGCAGGAATTGCTCCTTCGCAAAGCCTACGTCACGGCAGAAGCGCCCATCTCCAGGTACGTTAGCCGTGCCGTTGCCGGTACATGTGTCTGAGAAGAAACCGGTACCAAGGCTACCAAAAGCATCGTCAAACTCGTCGATACCATCCGAGTCTTGCTCTACCTTGCCGGTGTAGCGCAACTGGTATGTCAACCTGAAATCACTGACGTCGGCGGTGAACGTCGCACGACCCGTCCATTTTGGCAGGCCGAACTCGCCGGCATCGTCGTCAAAAGTGACCGTGCCGTCATCATTCGTGAAGAGCGAGCTACGCTCCATCAGGTTGTTCGCACGGATATTAAGACCAAGGCCAACGTTCTCACCGAATAGCATGACATCTTTGCCAAAATCGGCGTTGAAGTCGATACCGCGAACACTTTCCTGATCAAGGTTAAGGAAGGCCGCCGCGACATTGCTGACTAGACCGCGGCCAGTTGGAGCTGTGTCAACCGAGATACGGTCACAGAACTGACTGCGCTGGCCATCATCCCGTGTGAAGCAGTCATTGACGATGAACTGACCCGAAGGTTCAACGATCGAGTCTTTCAGTTTAATGTCGAAGTAGGTCACACCAAGAGAAACGTCCCATCCGTCACCGAAGGTTTCTTCAAAGGAGAAGCCAGCTGTGATCGAACGTGAAGTTTCTGGATCGATGTCCAAGGTACCACCGGACGTGATCTCTGTGCTTGAGAATTGCTGAGTATTCAGCCCTTCAGGGTCGATACCCACCTGGGTTGGGTTACGACCTTCCCGGAGACAATTCTCAAGGATGGTGGGATCACGCTCATCGTCCTGTGCTTGATAGCCACCAGCAGCTGAATCAAAAGCCGCGTCGGGCACCGCGCAAGGATCAAAAAGTGTATTAAATCCTGAGAGACCAGCCAGGAAGTTCTCGCGCAGGTTTGGCGCGCGGAACGAGGTACCATAGGTCACACACAGAAGCAGCGCACTCACTGGACGCCAGCCAGCTTTTAGCGAGTAGGTGTAGTTGGTGCCGTAGAACTCTTCGTCGGTCAAACGACCAGCGATGTCGACGTTCAGCTCTTCGACCAGAGGTTTCGCCGCGATTAGCGGGATGCTGACTTCGCCGTAGAGCTCACGGAGAACCTTGCTACCCTGAGCACCTTGGTCAGAGAAGAACCCGAAGAAAAGGCCGTTGGAGGCCTGGAAGTTAGGATCAGTAGAAATCTTATCCTTACGCCATTCGCCACCAAACACGGCGCTGACTGGACCAGCAGGCAGCTCAAAAAGATCGCCCGTGAGAAACGCTGAGAAGAGCATCTGTTCGTAAGTCGTATCTACACGACGTTGATCAAACAGATAAGTACGCTCCGCAGCGCTTGCGAAGTCGCCAACTGCACCGGTCAGCACGCTAGGTGCGAACAGGTTTACGGGCACACAGCCTTGAGCAAGGTCAGGGGCGGCAAGGTCAGGATTGGCGAGGCCAGCAGTGTTACACTCACCGATCCATAGCGGCTCACCGAAAAGACCAAAAACGTCAACGCCGTTATCATAGTCGTCGGCAATACCGTCGCCGGTATTATCAACCACGCCATCACCGTCATAGTCTCCTGTCGGGTCAAGACCTAACGCCAGTGCAAGGCGGTCTTCACGGATGCCGTTACGGATCGAGAGACCTTCAGAGCGTGAGTAGACCCCGGAAACTTCCCATGTCCAACTCGAACCAAAAGCCGGTAGATCACCCTTAACACCAAGAACGCCGCGATACTGCTCTTGCGTCACATCAGTATTGTTCCGGTCGCCACGGATTGAAGCGATTGGAGTTGTTGGGAGCGTAAAGCCCGATGACAGAGCTAAAGAAGTACCCGTGAGCCCCTGCAGTTCGTTGTCGGCGGCACGGCAGTCAACACCGCTTCCAGTTATGAAGTTACACGGGTTAAACTGGTTGAGGTCTGGAACACTCGGGAAAATCTGAGGATAGCCCGTGTCAGTCGCCTTGATCTCTGCTCGTGAGTAATTCGCCTCGAAGAACGGTGTGATATTACCCGCTCCCGGGAAAGTATACTCACCATAGGCCATCACGTTGTAGAGCTTTTGTTCACTGAGGAACGTCTGCTCTGGCAATGCACCGTTGGTGTTCACGTTCTGGAAGTCAACGTCGCGGATACCATCGCCATCGGTGTCGAGATTAACGCCAAATGCATTAGAGGACTCACCATAACCCAAACCAGGGATGTTTGCGATATTGCCGTTGCCCGGGAAATAGACAGAGCCGAAACGTGCAAACGGCTGGAAAATACGGCCAGAAATGCCGCCAACCTTACATTCGGTCTCGGATACAGACACGCCGGGTGTACGATCCTGAACGATCGCATTGTCGCGCACACCCAATGTATAGATGTTACCGTCCTGGTCGACTTCAAGGTGAGTGTTACAACCATCGAAGAAATCGCGATCACGCAGACGGATTGCGTCGCGATAGTCATATTCGGCACCGATGCCGAAGAAGCCACGGTCTGTGTTTAGGCCGTAAGCAGCACTAATCGTGTAGTCTTCACCAGCGCCCTGTGGGTTTACATCGCCGCGTGCAAATAGTTCAAGGCCATCGAAGTCCTTGCGCAGGATGACATTACCCACACCAGCGACAGCGTCTGAACCATACACCGACGACGCACCGTCGAGCAGCAAGTCATAGCGTTCGACTAGCGATCCCGGGATCAAGTTAATCGAAGGGTTGGTCGGAGCGCCCTCCACGCCAGCTGGCGCGAGTCGGCGGCCATTGATCAAAAGAAGCGTGCGGTCAGCACCAAGGCCGCGTAGGTTCAGCGTTTGCGAGCCTGGACCGTTGTCCAGCACAAAACCCTGGAATGTCGCATCAATTTGCGTACCTGCAGCTGATTCATCACGCTGCAGGATCTGAGAAGGATCAAACAAGCCAACGTTATTGGATGCTTCCGTGTTGAGAACCTGAATCGGCGAAATACTGGTATAAGTATCGCGGCGGATACGCGAACCAGTAACAACGATGCCGCCTTGCGGCGCTTGCGCTGTCTCACCCTCTTCGGTGACATCAACGCTTTCCTCTTCTTGCGTTTCTTCACCGTCTGCATCCTGCGCTTGAGCAGGACCAGCGATTGCAAAGGCAATAGCCGAGGCTGAGAAGGCAAGGGCCTTCACTGAATTACTTTGGAACTTTTTCATGTTTACTCCAGTCGCGACAACTGGAACCGCCCCTATCTGACAGGGACTAAACAAATCGCTCTCACGATTTCTCTTAGCTTAGCCCCCTATAATCCCACAGGCACGGCCCCTTAGGATGCGGAACTAATGCGTTAGCGCTCGCGCGATGTCAAAGAGTAAGATCAAATTTTACAGAATTGTTGCGCGAATCACACATTACCGCTTTTGTGTGATTTTAAGTCCTCACAACGCGCATGACGATTCAACTTTAGTTCGGATATCAATCATCCAACCCAGATCTTTAATTCGCCATCGCCTTCGTCAACCTTGACGACGCTTCCATCTGGCACTTTCCCTTCCAGAATCATTTCCGCCAACGGGTCCTGCAAATAGCGCTGAACCGCGCGTTTAAGCGGTCTCGCGCCATAAACCGGGTCATAGCCGACTCTGCCGAGCCAACGCAGAGCAGCGTCAGTCAATTCGAGCTCGATCTTGCGATCCTCGAGCAGTTTACCCACGCGCTTGACCTGAATCTCAACAATCGGCGCCATATGTTCAGCCGCCAAGCGGTGGAACAGTATGATTTCGTCCAGCCGATTCAGGAACTCTGGGCGGAAATGTCCGCGCACAACGTCCATGACCTGAGGTTCGAAATCCTTGACCGTCTGGTCATCGGTCATTTGACTCAGATACTGACTACCGAGGTTCGAGGTCAGGATGATCAACGTGTTTGAGAAATCGACCACACGGCCCTGCCCATCGGTAAGCCGGCCATCATCGAGAACCTGCAACAGCACGTTGAAGACATCGCTGTGCGCTTTCTCGACTTCGTCGAACAGCACAACCTGATAGGGGCGGCGACGGACCGCTTCAGTGAGCACACCACCTTCATCATAACCGACATACCCCGGAGGTGCGCCAATAAGTCGCGCGACCGAGTGCTTCTCCATGAATTCACTCATGTCGATGCGGACCATCGCCTGATCATCGTCGAACAGGAATTCCGCCAGAGCCTTGGTCAGCTCGGTCTTGCCCACGCCCGTTGGGCCCAGGAACAGGAAGCTGCCAAGCGGGCGGTTCGGATCCTGCAAGCCGGCACGCGCACGTCGCACAGCTTTGGACACAGCCTCGATGGGCTGTTCTTGCCCGATCACGCGCTTGCCGAGCAGCTCTTCCATTTGCAGCAGCTTCTCGCGCTCACCCTCCATCATCCGTTCCATCGGGATGCCGGTCCAGCGCGCCACAACGCTTGCGATATCTTCTTCGGTCACCTCTTCGCGCAGCAGAGCATTCTCTGATTGCGCGCGTGCACCTTCCAACTCTTTTTCCAGTTCGGGGATCCGCCCGTAGGAAAGCTCGCCAGCCTTGGCCAAATCGCCTTCGCGCTGGGCTTGCTCCAGTTCAAGGCGCGCCGCATCGAGCTTTTCCTTGATCCGGCTTTCCGCATGGATCTTGTCACGCTCGTTCTGCCAGCGGGTGGTGAGCTCCGACGATTCCTGCTCAAGGTTCGCCAGCTCTTCGCGAAGAGTGACAAGACGATCCTTCGATGCATCGTCGCTTTCCTTGGCCAGCGCCGATTCTTCGATTTTCAGCTGGATAATGCGGCGGTCGAGATTCTCGATCTCTTCCGGCTTTGATTCCACTTCCATGCGGATGCGCGACGCGGCCTCGTCCATCAGGTCGATCGCCTTGTCGGGCAGGAAGCGGTTCTGAATATAGCGGTTCGAAAGCTGCGCAGCCGCGACCAATGCGCTGTCGGTAATGTTCACACCGTGATGCAGCTCGTACTTCTCTTTAAGTCCGCGCAGGATAGAGATTGTGTCTTCAACGCTCGGCTCATCAATATAGACCGATTGGAAACGCCGCTGCAGCGCGGGGTCCTTCTCGACATACTTCTGATATTCATCGAGCGTGGTCGCGCCGATGCAGTGCAGTTCGCCGCGGGACAGTGCGGGCTTGAGCAGGTTGGATGCATCCATCGAACCTTCAGAGGCCCCAGCCCCGATCAACGTGTGCATCTCGTCAATGAACAAGATGATCTGACCGTCAGAGCCCTTCACTTCATCAAGCACCGTCTTCAGCCGCTCTTCAAACTCGCCGCGATATTTCGCGCCCGCAATCAGCGAACCCAGGTCGAGGCTCATCAATGTGCGCCCCTTCAAGCTATCGGGAACATCACCGTTGGCGATGCGCAGCGCGAGCCCTTCGGCAATTGCGGTCTTGCCCGTGCCCGGCTCACCGATCAGCGCGGGGTTGTTCTTGGTACGACGAGCCAAGATCTGGATCGTGCGGCGAATCTCTTCGTCACGACCAATCACCGGATCAAGCTTGCCGTCGCGCGCAGCCTGCGTGAGGTCGCGCGCGTATTTCTTCATCGCATCGTACGCGCTTTCAGCATTCGCGCTGTCGGCCGTCTTGCCTTTGCGCAATTCATTGATCGAGTTTTCCAGTGCCTTGGGATCAAGCCCTGCTTGCTTGAGCGCCTGCCCGGCTTTTGTTGTTGTCGCCAACGTCAGCGCGGAAAGAAGGCGCTCAACCGTGACATAGGAATCGCCGGACTGCTCCGCGATCTGCTCTGCCTGATCGAGCACCCGCACCGCATCATTGTCCAAGCCTGGCGTTGATTGTGCGCCGCCGCCGGACACCGCAGGAATCTTGCCTAGCTCGGTATCGACCTCTGTGATCGCCACGCCCGGGTTGCCGCCCGCACGCTGGATCAGGCCTGCGGCCATGCCCTCTTCATCTTCGAGCAGAGCCTTGAGCAAATGTGTCGGCGTGATCCGCTGATGGTTCATGCGGATGGCGACGGTCTGCGCGCTTTGCAGAAAGCCCTTGGCGCGGTCAGTGAATTTCTCCAGGTTCATTGGTGATCCCTCAGTGAATTACCGCTTTCATGTAGTGTTGCTATTTTGCAACACAAGGCTCTTGGCCATTTTTCCGTAGGTCGGTGTGTTACCTGACTAGGTGGGTTTGGCAATCCGCATTGCAAGCCCCTGATCGCTACCATCAAACTTGATGGCTTGACCTGCGCGCGACTGACAGCGAGTGTCACGCCAAGAGCTGGAGAGAGATTTGAACATGAAATGGCTGTTACGCGGTGGCTTTACGCTGCTCGCATTGGTGCTTGTTGCTTTTATCGGACTCGCGACTTGGGAGCCGTTTTTGGCCCACCAAGGTAAAGCGCCTGATGGCGATCGTGAATACAGCGCCGAAATCATCCGCAGCGAATACGGCGTGCCGCATATCTACGGAAAGACCGACGCGGACGTGGCATTCGGTGTTGCGATTGCGCAATCGGAAGATGATTTCTTCACACTTCAGGATGTGATCGCCATGGCGCGTGGGCGCTACGGCGCAATCGCTGGCGAAGATGGCGCAGCAGTCGACTACGTCTATCACCTACTTGATGCGCGCGGCACAGCTCAGCGGCATTACGGCAGCTTGCCCGAGGATACACGCGCGCTGTTCGAAGCCTATGCCACCGGCCTCAACCAATATGCGCGAGACAACCCGGGCGAAGTAAAGCTCGCGAATCTCTTTCCCATGAATGGAGAGGACGTGGCAGCCGGCTTTGCGCTGCGCCAGCCGTTCTTTTTCGGGCTCAATAATGTCATCCAGCCTTTGGTAAGCGGCGATCCGCTTCGCCGCGAATTTGGCCCCGACATTCCCGGTTTCCCGCGTGACAAGAATGGAGATGTCATCGGGCCTGACTTCGATGGAGAACCTGCTGACGCTGCGGTCTTCACGCCATTCGGCAATGATGGTGCATTGAATGGCTCCAACGCTTGGGCCGTCAGCCCGGATAAATCCGGCGGGCCAACAGTGCTCATCTC is a window of Altererythrobacter rubellus DNA encoding:
- a CDS encoding acetyl-CoA C-acetyltransferase, yielding MPTAYIVDAVRTAGGRRGGRLAGVHPVDLLAKSLDAIVERSGVDPKAIDDVVTGCVSQAGEQAMQVARMGVLASKLLPQSTPAVTIDRQCGSSQQAIQFAAQAVMSGTQDIVIASGVESMTRVPMGTNATFHMKEGLGHYKSPGLEEKYPGIQFSQFMGAEMIAKKHDFSKDMLDQFSLDSHKKAIAATEAGAFDSEIVPIEIDTPEGEEMHRVDEGIRFDVTLEGIAGVKLLAPDGRVTAASASQICDGSSAVLVVSEEALKAHGLTPLARIHNLTVTAGDPVIMLEEPLFATDRALERAGMKIEDIDLYEVNEAFAPVPMAWLKHTGADPDKLNLHGGAIALGHPLGASGTKLMATLVHALRRHGKKYGLQTMCEGGGVANVTIIEAL
- a CDS encoding putative 2OG-Fe(II) oxygenase — its product is MNTPDMDRLAAEADGWRRSGALLRAREAFDTILEQDSKHPAALRGRARIALACGDDDTLDWFDRGLGIDPGSADLWLGKAQALDITGDSKGALAITRQLVEQAPNWLEGLRFLAQLRVARGDSDFSGHYASAARKAPRDPNILYDWINQLAALDRFADAAEVAGQAAKAFPNEAVFGLMHASNVSASGELSIADQIFAGLTLDTAERQRNEARHRIRRGEFDLSEDLLVKALAADGGDIAAWALQGLVWRATDKARSDWLHDQDNFVSRIEMRDEAGALDAALPLLHELHDAASMPIGQSLRGGTQTRGNLFDRLEPELGALKHAIEATLEDYQVALPLYDKSHPLLCHRDTQWQLAGSWSVRLSGGGDHHKSHIHPAGVISSALYVDVPAQWTGDDEQAGWLEIGRPPDDLMLDMGPLATIEPKAGYLALFPSTLYHGTRPFRSGRRMSVAFDAVAVS
- a CDS encoding alpha/beta hydrolase family protein, whose translation is MVGAAALLLSPTSDTVQAQSNAQVASDTIPVEIWSLRSVVNAVQISPDGKHILVHKTESREGDYLLEIYKTDDLLSGDPQPYRRLNASPMEIISASWVTDNHIFGTAWQVNRDRVTRPEADIRDYKSFSYNLEENKFNNIDGNFGIVELLPNEPDTILISQGRAVSDGLGVDPFSAFRPQAYYRFNLNTGGRSLQIKGNEKTPSITFDNAGNPRFSQSVDPGTNELVSYYRLPGESSWKELDQRYDYDDHENLYRVLSGFMGLAGFDPNNPNIGYMIDNRGEDKAALWEFDFTTGQFGKKLFQSETSDVMGIRLHSVPGNDHLAGAMYPDWRMETHWFDEEEKALYEALEQQIPYAHQISVSSRSRDGKRMIVTNRGPRDPGSYYLITEAGIAKLGSRNPLINPDQLNDVEFIWYTARDGLKIPAYVTVPKGEGPHPLVVQHNGGPHVNGMVSFDEWGQMLANAGYMVLYPNNRISTGWGQRHFDAGYGQHGLAMQDDKDDGVKALIEAGWVDPDRVAFFGWSYGGQAALYAATNKAGLYQCAIAGAAVADAEKQYYGRRNTQFKALDDWSKARGGLVGINPIDEVDNVSIPLLMVHPKQDRRVMYYHFEDYKKAIEKAGKDAQFMTIDGADHFSNTHMYSHQEQFNTKLLDFLRNDCGPDGL
- a CDS encoding TonB-dependent receptor domain-containing protein; translated protein: MKKFQSNSVKALAFSASAIAFAIAGPAQAQDADGEETQEEESVDVTEEGETAQAPQGGIVVTGSRIRRDTYTSISPIQVLNTEASNNVGLFDPSQILQRDESAAGTQIDATFQGFVLDNGPGSQTLNLRGLGADRTLLLINGRRLAPAGVEGAPTNPSINLIPGSLVERYDLLLDGASSVYGSDAVAGVGNVILRKDFDGLELFARGDVNPQGAGEDYTISAAYGLNTDRGFFGIGAEYDYRDAIRLRDRDFFDGCNTHLEVDQDGNIYTLGVRDNAIVQDRTPGVSVSETECKVGGISGRIFQPFARFGSVYFPGNGNIANIPGLGYGESSNAFGVNLDTDGDGIRDVDFQNVNTNGALPEQTFLSEQKLYNVMAYGEYTFPGAGNITPFFEANYSRAEIKATDTGYPQIFPSVPDLNQFNPCNFITGSGVDCRAADNELQGLTGTSLALSSGFTLPTTPIASIRGDRNNTDVTQEQYRGVLGVKGDLPAFGSSWTWEVSGVYSRSEGLSIRNGIREDRLALALGLDPTGDYDGDGVVDNTGDGIADDYDNGVDVFGLFGEPLWIGECNTAGLANPDLAAPDLAQGCVPVNLFAPSVLTGAVGDFASAAERTYLFDQRRVDTTYEQMLFSAFLTGDLFELPAGPVSAVFGGEWRKDKISTDPNFQASNGLFFGFFSDQGAQGSKVLRELYGEVSIPLIAAKPLVEELNVDIAGRLTDEEFYGTNYTYSLKAGWRPVSALLLCVTYGTSFRAPNLRENFLAGLSGFNTLFDPCAVPDAAFDSAAGGYQAQDDERDPTILENCLREGRNPTQVGIDPEGLNTQQFSSTEITSGGTLDIDPETSRSITAGFSFEETFGDGWDVSLGVTYFDIKLKDSIVEPSGQFIVNDCFTRDDGQRSQFCDRISVDTAPTGRGLVSNVAAAFLNLDQESVRGIDFNADFGKDVMLFGENVGLGLNIRANNLMERSSLFTNDDGTVTFDDDAGEFGLPKWTGRATFTADVSDFRLTYQLRYTGKVEQDSDGIDEFDDAFGSLGTGFFSDTCTGNGTANVPGDGRFCRDVGFAKEQFLHTASIRYSADKWSLLVGVDNIFDTAPPLVDSDEVLAINNVAIGNGYDYDGREIFASFSYQF
- the clpB gene encoding ATP-dependent chaperone ClpB, coding for MNLEKFTDRAKGFLQSAQTVAIRMNHQRITPTHLLKALLEDEEGMAAGLIQRAGGNPGVAITEVDTELGKIPAVSGGGAQSTPGLDNDAVRVLDQAEQIAEQSGDSYVTVERLLSALTLATTTKAGQALKQAGLDPKALENSINELRKGKTADSANAESAYDAMKKYARDLTQAARDGKLDPVIGRDEEIRRTIQILARRTKNNPALIGEPGTGKTAIAEGLALRIANGDVPDSLKGRTLMSLDLGSLIAGAKYRGEFEERLKTVLDEVKGSDGQIILFIDEMHTLIGAGASEGSMDASNLLKPALSRGELHCIGATTLDEYQKYVEKDPALQRRFQSVYIDEPSVEDTISILRGLKEKYELHHGVNITDSALVAAAQLSNRYIQNRFLPDKAIDLMDEAASRIRMEVESKPEEIENLDRRIIQLKIEESALAKESDDASKDRLVTLREELANLEQESSELTTRWQNERDKIHAESRIKEKLDAARLELEQAQREGDLAKAGELSYGRIPELEKELEGARAQSENALLREEVTEEDIASVVARWTGIPMERMMEGEREKLLQMEELLGKRVIGQEQPIEAVSKAVRRARAGLQDPNRPLGSFLFLGPTGVGKTELTKALAEFLFDDDQAMVRIDMSEFMEKHSVARLIGAPPGYVGYDEGGVLTEAVRRRPYQVVLFDEVEKAHSDVFNVLLQVLDDGRLTDGQGRVVDFSNTLIILTSNLGSQYLSQMTDDQTVKDFEPQVMDVVRGHFRPEFLNRLDEIILFHRLAAEHMAPIVEIQVKRVGKLLEDRKIELELTDAALRWLGRVGYDPVYGARPLKRAVQRYLQDPLAEMILEGKVPDGSVVKVDEGDGELKIWVG